A single window of Martelella sp. NC20 DNA harbors:
- the cysW gene encoding sulfate ABC transporter permease subunit CysW, translating to MTHPQVRALMRRRRMKRTALVVVAVAFAALVMGLPSLAIFVRAFSEGIGVYASGIIQPETLHAIKLTVITALIALPVNIAFGICAAWAVTRFRFPGRRALITIIELPFSISPIVAGLCYLLVYGSTGLVGSYADQYGIQLMFNLTGIVLVSLFVTCPFVAREVIPLMEVVGRDQEEAALTLGASGWQTFLHVTLPNIRWALLYGAILANARVIGEFGAVSVVSGNIRGETMTLPLQVQLLYDDYNVTGAFAAATILTVIAVITLVLRSVIESRHPQAH from the coding sequence ATGACCCATCCGCAAGTCAGAGCCCTGATGCGCAGACGCCGGATGAAAAGAACGGCGCTGGTTGTCGTCGCCGTCGCGTTTGCAGCCCTCGTCATGGGCCTTCCGAGCCTGGCAATCTTCGTGCGGGCCTTTTCGGAAGGCATCGGCGTCTATGCCTCGGGCATTATCCAGCCGGAAACGCTGCATGCGATCAAGCTCACCGTGATCACGGCGCTGATCGCGCTGCCGGTCAACATCGCCTTCGGCATATGCGCGGCCTGGGCCGTTACCCGCTTCCGGTTTCCGGGCCGGCGGGCGCTGATCACGATCATCGAACTGCCGTTCTCGATCTCGCCGATCGTCGCGGGGCTGTGCTATCTGCTGGTCTACGGCTCCACCGGGCTTGTCGGCAGCTATGCCGATCAATACGGCATCCAGCTGATGTTCAACCTCACCGGCATCGTGCTTGTCTCGCTGTTCGTCACCTGCCCGTTCGTCGCCCGCGAGGTGATCCCGTTGATGGAGGTGGTCGGACGCGATCAGGAGGAAGCAGCGCTTACCCTTGGCGCCAGCGGCTGGCAGACCTTCCTGCATGTGACGCTGCCCAATATCCGCTGGGCGCTGCTCTATGGCGCGATCCTGGCGAATGCCCGCGTCATCGGCGAGTTCGGCGCCGTCAGCGTCGTCTCCGGCAATATTCGCGGCGAAACCATGACGCTGCCGCTGCAGGTGCAGTTGCTCTATGATGATTACAACGTGACCGGCGCCTTTGCCGCCGCCACCATTCTGACGGTGATCGCCGTGATCACGCTGGTCCTGAGATCGGTGATTGAATCACGCCACCCGCAAGCGCACTGA
- a CDS encoding ABC transporter ATP-binding protein — protein sequence MALTVENISKSYGKSRVLDRVDLDIRPGEFVALLGPSGSGKTTLLRIIAGLQFAEEGRLTMDGEDITGLEARLRRFGVVFQSYALFEHKTVAENAAFGLRMRPRSSRPSRAEIATRVRDLLDMAEIGHLAERYPSQLSGGQRQRVALTRALAIEPRLLLLDEPFSALDTKIRKGLRGALRDLQKKVGISAILVTHDQEEAFEIADRIAVMSEGHIEQFGTAEELLRRPATPFVAEFLEGMSNYQSQGAGI from the coding sequence ATGGCCCTCACAGTCGAAAACATTTCCAAATCCTACGGCAAAAGCCGCGTGCTCGACCGCGTCGACCTCGATATCCGCCCCGGTGAGTTCGTGGCGCTGCTCGGCCCCTCCGGCTCCGGCAAGACCACGCTGCTGCGCATCATTGCCGGCCTGCAATTTGCAGAAGAAGGCCGGCTCACGATGGATGGCGAGGACATTACCGGGCTTGAGGCGCGACTGAGGCGCTTCGGCGTGGTGTTCCAGAGCTATGCGCTGTTCGAGCACAAGACGGTGGCCGAAAACGCCGCCTTCGGGCTCAGGATGCGACCGCGGTCCAGCCGCCCGTCACGCGCGGAAATCGCCACGCGGGTGCGCGATCTTCTCGACATGGCGGAGATCGGGCATCTGGCCGAGCGCTACCCCTCGCAGCTTTCCGGCGGCCAGCGCCAGCGCGTGGCGCTGACGCGCGCGCTGGCGATCGAGCCGCGCCTGCTGCTGCTCGACGAGCCATTCAGCGCGCTCGACACCAAGATCCGCAAGGGTTTGAGGGGCGCGCTCCGCGACCTGCAGAAAAAGGTCGGGATTTCCGCCATACTGGTGACCCATGATCAGGAGGAGGCGTTCGAGATCGCCGACCGGATCGCGGTGATGTCGGAGGGCCATATCGAACAGTTCGGCACGGCGGAGGAATTGCTGCGCAGGCCCGCGACGCCGTTCGTTGCGGAATTCCTGGAGGGCATGAGCAACTACCAGAGCCAGGGCGCCGGGATCTGA
- a CDS encoding nickel/cobalt transporter, whose amino-acid sequence MHRLIRPIALILLLALVAYMIFGLSSKSFSASPLGIGSSEPSFSTSFGPLQPVLLKINQYQQQFYRALTAALKAMRDDPVKVLGLVGLSFAYGVFHAAGPGHGKAVISSYMIANETELRRGILISLLASLAQGVTAILLVGTAYLFLRGTAVSMRDATLYMERASFLLIAGFGLWLLYGKSRAILFSPAAAHDHHADHHEHHHAHDHHAHHHDGHDHEHGPDCGCGHVHMPEPSALGGREFDWKGAGSAILAIGMRPCSGALIVLTFALLNGLILGGIASVFAMAIGTAITVSVLAIIAVSAKGLAVRLAGPGSRRATRIGYGIEIGGALLVTLLGLTLFAASMAG is encoded by the coding sequence ATGCACCGACTGATCCGCCCGATCGCGCTTATCCTGCTTCTGGCGCTGGTGGCCTACATGATATTCGGCCTGAGTTCGAAGTCGTTTTCGGCTTCGCCGCTCGGCATCGGCTCGTCGGAACCGTCGTTCTCCACCTCTTTCGGGCCGCTGCAACCGGTGCTGTTGAAGATAAACCAGTATCAGCAGCAATTCTACCGGGCGCTGACGGCGGCGCTGAAGGCGATGCGGGACGACCCGGTGAAGGTGCTGGGGCTCGTCGGCCTTTCCTTTGCCTATGGCGTGTTCCATGCGGCCGGTCCCGGCCATGGCAAGGCGGTGATCTCCTCCTACATGATTGCCAATGAGACCGAACTCAGGCGCGGTATTTTGATCTCTCTGCTGGCCTCGCTGGCGCAGGGAGTGACGGCGATCCTGCTGGTGGGGACGGCCTACCTGTTCCTGCGCGGCACCGCCGTTTCGATGCGTGACGCGACGCTTTACATGGAGCGCGCCAGCTTTCTGCTGATTGCCGGTTTCGGGTTGTGGCTGCTCTACGGCAAGTCGCGGGCGATCCTGTTTTCGCCTGCCGCGGCGCATGACCATCACGCCGATCACCACGAGCACCACCATGCGCATGACCATCATGCCCACCACCACGACGGGCACGATCACGAACATGGCCCGGATTGCGGCTGCGGCCATGTGCATATGCCGGAGCCCTCGGCGCTCGGGGGCCGGGAATTCGACTGGAAGGGCGCCGGATCGGCTATTCTCGCCATCGGCATGCGGCCCTGCTCCGGGGCGCTGATCGTGCTGACCTTCGCGCTTTTGAACGGGCTGATCCTCGGCGGCATCGCCTCAGTCTTCGCCATGGCGATCGGAACCGCGATCACGGTGTCGGTGCTGGCGATCATTGCCGTGTCGGCCAAGGGGCTTGCCGTCCGCCTTGCCGGTCCCGGCTCCAGACGCGCGACCCGGATCGGCTACGGCATCGAAATCGGCGGCGCGCTGCTGGTCACGCTTCTGGGCCTGACGCTGTTTGCCGCCTCGATGGCAGGATAG
- a CDS encoding DUF1007 family protein, protein MKFLNSLSIAALFCLGVASQASAHPHVFVDARLEVVADDDGNVTALQNVWRFDEFFSSSVILDYDANMDNQLTGKELTDIGETVRQSLAEYGYYTQISDNGEDVPLAEPDVIHADMVDGQLLLIFSAKPSRPVRLAGHLTFGIYDASMYTAIDFQRDEDLVTVGEAFERCRSAVVRPDPDEIISENSDALTAAFFNDPTDMSKLFATRLDLTCTD, encoded by the coding sequence ATGAAGTTCCTCAACAGCCTGAGCATCGCTGCCCTTTTCTGCCTCGGCGTGGCCTCGCAGGCCAGCGCCCACCCGCATGTCTTCGTCGATGCGCGGCTTGAAGTGGTGGCCGATGATGACGGCAATGTCACCGCGCTGCAGAATGTCTGGCGCTTCGACGAGTTCTTCTCCTCGTCCGTCATTCTCGATTACGACGCCAATATGGATAACCAGTTGACCGGCAAGGAACTGACGGATATCGGCGAAACCGTGCGGCAGTCGCTTGCCGAATATGGCTATTACACCCAGATCAGCGACAATGGCGAGGATGTGCCGCTGGCCGAGCCCGACGTCATCCACGCCGACATGGTGGACGGGCAATTGCTGCTGATCTTCTCGGCAAAGCCCTCCAGACCGGTCAGGCTTGCCGGCCATCTCACCTTCGGCATCTACGACGCCAGCATGTACACCGCGATCGACTTCCAGCGCGACGAGGATCTGGTGACGGTCGGCGAGGCGTTCGAGCGCTGCAGGTCCGCGGTCGTGCGGCCCGATCCCGATGAGATCATCTCCGAAAACAGCGATGCGCTGACGGCGGCTTTCTTCAACGACCCGACAGACATGAGCAAGCTGTTTGCAACCCGCCTGGACCTGACATGCACCGACTGA
- a CDS encoding SMc00767 family acetate metabolism repressor, whose amino-acid sequence MTPKLNVKERAEAQSGEMSAEQQAAIRMVANDLHRLNQAVMRAVDAGVSVEIIRSARHHGGGRWGDLLVPIIIAGAPSVPEENHSAA is encoded by the coding sequence ATGACACCGAAACTCAACGTCAAGGAGCGCGCCGAGGCGCAATCCGGCGAAATGTCGGCCGAACAGCAGGCCGCCATCCGCATGGTCGCCAATGATCTCCACCGGCTGAACCAGGCGGTGATGCGCGCGGTCGATGCCGGCGTATCGGTCGAGATCATCCGCTCGGCCCGCCACCATGGCGGCGGCCGGTGGGGCGATCTGCTGGTGCCGATCATCATCGCCGGCGCGCCGTCGGTGCCTGAGGAAAACCACAGCGCGGCTTGA
- the aceA gene encoding isocitrate lyase, with product MSEFYKLVEGAVEGRFDGIERPYSAEDVTRLRGTMAIRATLAEEGAKRLWTLIHDEDFVNALGAQSGNQAMQMVRAGLKAIYLSGWQVAADANTASAMYPDQSLYPANAGPELVKRINKTLQRADQIEVAEGEGLSVDTWFAPIVADAEAGFGGPLNAFEIMKAYIEAGAAGVHFEDQLASEKKCGHLGGKVLIPTAAHIRNLTAARLAADVMGVPTLVIARTDAEAAKLLTSDIDERDRPFVDYDAGRTPEGFYQVRNGIEPCIARAVAYAPHCDLIWCETSKPDLEQAKRFAEGVHRAHPGKLLAYNCSPSFNWKKNLDEADIARFQRELGAMGYKFQFITLAGFHQLNFGMFELARGYKERQMAAYSELQQAEFAAERHGYTATRHQREVGTGYFDAVSMAITGGAGSTTAMGGSTETAQFEAAE from the coding sequence ATGTCGGAATTTTACAAGCTTGTCGAAGGCGCGGTCGAGGGCCGGTTTGACGGGATAGAACGGCCCTACAGCGCCGAGGACGTGACCCGCCTGCGCGGCACCATGGCGATCCGCGCCACTTTGGCGGAGGAGGGCGCCAAGCGCCTGTGGACGCTGATCCATGACGAGGATTTCGTCAACGCGCTCGGCGCCCAGTCGGGCAATCAGGCCATGCAGATGGTGCGCGCCGGGCTGAAGGCGATCTATCTTTCCGGCTGGCAGGTCGCCGCCGACGCCAACACCGCCTCGGCAATGTATCCGGACCAGTCGCTTTATCCGGCCAATGCCGGCCCGGAACTGGTCAAGCGCATCAACAAGACGCTGCAGCGCGCCGACCAGATCGAGGTTGCGGAAGGCGAGGGGCTTTCCGTCGACACCTGGTTCGCGCCGATCGTCGCCGATGCCGAGGCCGGTTTCGGCGGTCCGCTCAACGCGTTCGAGATCATGAAGGCCTATATCGAGGCGGGGGCGGCCGGCGTCCATTTCGAGGACCAGCTTGCGTCGGAAAAGAAATGCGGCCATCTCGGCGGCAAGGTCTTGATCCCGACGGCGGCCCATATCCGCAACCTGACGGCCGCTCGGCTTGCCGCCGACGTCATGGGCGTGCCGACGCTGGTGATCGCCCGCACCGATGCCGAAGCCGCCAAGCTTCTGACCTCGGATATCGACGAGCGCGACCGGCCCTTCGTCGATTACGATGCCGGGCGCACGCCGGAAGGCTTCTATCAGGTCAGGAACGGGATCGAGCCCTGCATCGCCCGCGCGGTTGCCTATGCGCCCCATTGCGACCTGATCTGGTGCGAGACATCGAAGCCCGATCTGGAACAGGCGAAGCGCTTTGCCGAGGGCGTTCATCGGGCGCATCCGGGCAAGCTTCTGGCCTATAACTGCTCGCCGTCGTTCAACTGGAAGAAGAACCTCGACGAGGCCGATATCGCCCGCTTCCAGCGCGAACTCGGCGCCATGGGCTACAAGTTCCAGTTCATCACGCTGGCGGGCTTCCATCAGCTCAATTTCGGCATGTTCGAGCTCGCCCGCGGCTACAAGGAGCGCCAGATGGCGGCCTATAGCGAGCTGCAGCAGGCGGAATTCGCGGCAGAGCGCCACGGCTATACCGCGACCCGCCACCAGCGCGAGGTCGGCACCGGCTATTTCGATGCGGTGTCGATGGCGATCACCGGCGGCGCCGGCTCCACCACGGCGATGGGGGGCTCCACCGAAACCGCGCAATTCGAGGCAGCCGAATAG
- a CDS encoding helix-turn-helix domain-containing protein: protein MAESKIFAGPRLRRLRKQMELTQTAMADALSISPSYLNLIERNQRPLTVQLLLKLAAVYDVDIASLQGTSSGTIGQLKAVFADPLLAGELPGDQELIEVAEAAPNAAIGMMKLYRAYQEQAARLSDLTALLAEEGRPTHLAGRQLPHDEVREALSRRPWYFDALDRAAEALHAELAPGDEISAALKEWLRNKHGIAVRVLPPHAMVNLGRRFDRHTMRLFISARFSPHDRQREIAIEAALLAFRQEIAAVIEALALSGDEARRIARFELARYAAHALIMPYGPFVEAARRDRFDLSLLAGRFGVSFSQAATRLVSLQRPDNTGLPFFAMEIDAAGNILRRIGEGGFRGECPRLDVYDAFARAGRLIIQRAEMPDGAGFLVVARTVEGPEPASGERPHLTALLLGLPYAHAAATVYAKPEEPATPIGPVCRLCERIGCLSRAEPPVTKPLGLDEMVAGLSAFDFR from the coding sequence GTGGCGGAAAGCAAGATATTCGCGGGTCCCCGGCTGCGCAGGCTGCGCAAGCAGATGGAACTGACGCAGACCGCGATGGCCGACGCGCTGTCGATCTCGCCCTCCTATCTCAACCTGATCGAGCGCAACCAGCGGCCGCTGACGGTGCAATTGCTGCTGAAGCTCGCCGCCGTCTATGACGTCGATATCGCCTCGCTGCAGGGGACAAGCAGCGGCACGATCGGTCAGCTCAAGGCGGTATTCGCCGACCCGCTTCTCGCCGGCGAGCTCCCTGGCGATCAGGAACTGATCGAGGTGGCCGAGGCCGCCCCCAATGCGGCCATCGGAATGATGAAGCTCTACCGCGCCTATCAGGAGCAGGCCGCCCGCCTTTCCGACCTCACCGCGCTGCTGGCCGAGGAGGGTCGCCCGACACATCTCGCGGGCCGGCAGCTGCCCCACGACGAGGTGCGCGAGGCGCTTTCGCGACGTCCATGGTATTTCGACGCCCTCGACCGCGCCGCCGAGGCGCTGCACGCGGAGCTTGCGCCGGGCGATGAAATCTCGGCCGCGCTCAAGGAATGGCTGCGCAACAAGCACGGCATCGCCGTCCGGGTGCTGCCGCCGCATGCCATGGTCAATCTCGGCCGCCGTTTCGACCGTCACACCATGCGGCTGTTCATCTCGGCGCGGTTCTCGCCCCATGACCGCCAGCGCGAAATCGCGATCGAGGCGGCGCTGCTGGCCTTCCGGCAGGAGATAGCCGCGGTGATCGAGGCGCTTGCGCTTTCCGGCGACGAGGCGCGGCGGATCGCCCGGTTCGAGCTTGCCCGCTACGCCGCCCATGCGCTGATAATGCCCTACGGCCCGTTCGTGGAGGCCGCCCGCAGGGACCGGTTCGATCTTTCGCTTCTGGCCGGGCGGTTCGGCGTGTCGTTTTCACAGGCCGCGACCAGGCTTGTCAGCCTGCAACGGCCGGACAATACCGGCCTGCCGTTTTTCGCCATGGAAATCGATGCGGCCGGAAACATCCTGCGGCGGATCGGCGAGGGCGGCTTTCGCGGCGAATGCCCGAGGCTCGACGTCTATGACGCCTTCGCCAGAGCCGGCCGGCTGATCATTCAGCGCGCCGAGATGCCGGATGGCGCTGGGTTCCTGGTGGTGGCGCGAACGGTGGAGGGACCGGAACCGGCGTCGGGCGAGCGGCCGCATCTGACCGCGCTGCTACTCGGCCTGCCCTACGCGCATGCCGCCGCGACGGTCTATGCGAAGCCGGAAGAGCCCGCCACGCCCATCGGCCCGGTCTGCCGGCTTTGCGAGCGGATCGGCTGCCTGTCGCGCGCCGAACCGCCGGTGACCAAGCCGCTCGGCCTCGACGAAATGGTCGCAGGCCTGTCGGCCTTCGATTTCCGCTGA
- a CDS encoding ABC transporter substrate-binding protein, with translation MTRIFTTLAAATLVAGLIAAPALAAPRSDVVVGMGIEPTGLDPTAAAPVAIGQVVWKNLFEGLVTVDEDGDIAPQLAEEWDVSEDGLSYTFKLREGVTFHNGKPFTAETAKYTIDRIIAADSVNPQKALYSAIDAVAAPDDHTLALTLSRPAYDLLYWLGFPAAVMVEPDSEATNATAPVGTGPFEFGEWKKGNQVTLSRNPDYWGEKPALETVTFRFISDAQAQAAALTSGGVDAIPEFGAPELVSTFETNDAFKVVPGTTGMEVVAGMNNARPPFDDVRVRQALMMAIDRQAIIDATNSGYGTPIGSHFSPSDAGYEDLTGVLPYDPDKAKALLAEAGYGDGLQFTIKAPNRGYAERAAEIMQAYFAQIGVTATIESSEFPAKWLQDVFKDTNYDMTIIGHAEPLDIGIYARHPYYFNYDNPDFDATMTAIADATSTEERLAGYRKAQEILAGDVPALFLYAWPKIGVWNADLEGLWVNEPVPSNDMTGVHWSK, from the coding sequence ATGACCCGCATTTTCACCACACTCGCCGCAGCCACGCTTGTCGCCGGCCTGATCGCCGCGCCGGCGCTTGCCGCCCCGCGCAGCGATGTCGTTGTCGGCATGGGGATCGAGCCGACCGGGCTCGACCCAACCGCCGCCGCCCCCGTCGCGATCGGCCAGGTGGTCTGGAAGAACCTGTTCGAGGGACTGGTGACGGTCGATGAGGATGGCGATATCGCCCCGCAGCTTGCCGAGGAATGGGATGTTTCCGAAGACGGGCTGAGCTATACGTTCAAACTGCGCGAGGGCGTGACCTTCCACAACGGCAAGCCGTTCACCGCAGAAACCGCGAAATATACGATCGACCGCATCATTGCGGCAGACAGCGTCAACCCGCAGAAGGCGCTTTACAGCGCGATCGACGCCGTCGCTGCGCCCGACGATCATACATTGGCGCTCACCCTTTCCCGCCCCGCCTACGACCTTCTCTACTGGCTCGGCTTTCCCGCCGCCGTGATGGTGGAACCCGACAGCGAAGCGACCAACGCCACCGCTCCGGTCGGCACCGGCCCGTTCGAATTCGGCGAATGGAAGAAGGGCAATCAGGTCACGCTCTCCCGCAACCCGGATTACTGGGGCGAAAAGCCCGCGCTTGAAACCGTGACCTTCCGCTTCATTTCCGACGCGCAGGCGCAGGCCGCAGCGCTCACCTCCGGCGGGGTCGATGCCATACCGGAATTTGGAGCCCCCGAACTCGTCAGCACGTTCGAGACCAATGACGCCTTCAAGGTCGTGCCGGGCACCACCGGCATGGAAGTGGTCGCCGGCATGAACAATGCCAGACCGCCCTTTGACGACGTCCGGGTGCGCCAGGCGCTGATGATGGCGATCGACCGGCAGGCGATCATTGACGCCACCAATTCCGGTTACGGCACCCCGATCGGCAGCCATTTCTCGCCTTCGGATGCCGGCTATGAGGACCTGACCGGCGTACTGCCCTACGACCCGGACAAGGCGAAGGCGCTGCTTGCGGAAGCCGGTTATGGCGATGGCCTGCAGTTCACCATCAAGGCGCCGAACCGCGGCTATGCCGAGCGCGCGGCGGAAATCATGCAGGCCTATTTCGCCCAGATCGGCGTCACGGCGACGATCGAATCCTCCGAATTTCCGGCGAAATGGCTGCAGGACGTGTTCAAGGACACCAATTACGACATGACCATTATCGGCCATGCCGAGCCGCTCGATATCGGCATCTATGCCCGCCATCCCTACTACTTCAACTATGACAATCCCGATTTCGACGCGACGATGACGGCGATTGCCGATGCGACCAGCACCGAAGAACGGCTTGCCGGCTACAGGAAGGCCCAGGAAATTCTCGCCGGGGACGTGCCGGCGCTGTTTCTCTATGCCTGGCCCAAGATCGGGGTCTGGAACGCCGATCTCGAAGGGCTGTGGGTCAACGAGCCGGTGCCCTCCAACGACATGACCGGCGTGCACTGGAGCAAGTAG
- a CDS encoding ABC transporter permease, whose amino-acid sequence MWKTRPAVRRIAGNLAFMVTSLLAVSFIIFAVMAAVPGDPAEIMLGTSAAPDTLAALRSQLGLDQPFLLRYGDWLAGLPRGNLGLSYTYSTPVAELIGERLAVTLPLAFYAVALSLLIALPLGVSAGARPGGPADIVATFFSQIGIAVPGFWIGLLLILGVALTLGWFPTGGFPGWQAGFLPAINALTLPAIALAIPQAAVLTRVTRTSVIEVAREDFVRTARAKGASRMRALWRHVVPNALIPVVTMLGMQVSVLIAGTVLVENVFTLPGLGTLAYQALSQRDLIVIQNVALLFAVIVMGLNFLVDTLYAVIDPRLRAAR is encoded by the coding sequence GTGTGGAAAACCCGTCCGGCGGTGCGGCGCATCGCCGGCAATCTTGCCTTTATGGTCACAAGCCTGCTGGCCGTCTCCTTCATCATCTTCGCGGTGATGGCGGCGGTTCCGGGCGATCCGGCGGAAATCATGCTCGGCACTTCGGCGGCCCCCGACACGCTTGCAGCACTTCGCAGCCAGCTCGGCCTCGACCAGCCTTTCCTCCTGCGCTACGGCGACTGGCTGGCCGGCCTCCCGCGCGGCAATCTCGGGCTTTCCTACACCTATTCGACGCCGGTTGCCGAACTGATCGGCGAACGCCTCGCCGTCACCCTGCCGCTGGCCTTCTACGCCGTGGCGCTGTCGCTGCTGATCGCCCTTCCGCTCGGGGTCAGCGCCGGGGCCCGGCCGGGCGGACCGGCGGATATCGTGGCGACATTCTTCTCCCAGATCGGCATTGCCGTGCCCGGCTTCTGGATCGGCCTGCTGCTGATTCTCGGCGTGGCGCTGACGCTCGGCTGGTTTCCGACGGGCGGGTTTCCGGGCTGGCAGGCAGGCTTCCTGCCCGCCATCAACGCGTTGACGCTGCCGGCGATCGCGCTTGCCATCCCCCAGGCCGCTGTGCTGACGCGGGTGACGCGGACTTCCGTGATCGAAGTGGCGCGCGAGGATTTCGTGCGTACCGCGCGCGCCAAGGGCGCAAGCCGGATGCGGGCGCTGTGGCGTCATGTGGTTCCGAACGCGCTGATCCCGGTCGTCACCATGCTCGGCATGCAGGTCTCGGTGCTGATCGCCGGCACCGTGCTGGTCGAAAACGTGTTCACCCTGCCGGGCCTTGGAACGCTCGCCTATCAGGCGCTGTCGCAGCGCGACCTGATCGTGATCCAGAATGTCGCGCTGTTGTTCGCCGTCATCGTCATGGGCCTCAATTTCCTGGTCGACACGCTTTATGCGGTGATCGATCCGCGCCTGAGGGCGGCGCGATGA
- a CDS encoding ABC transporter permease → MRRLPLIIGATITIVLVAAAILSRFWTPMDPAAINIAVRLKGPGPGGLFGADQFGRDELSMIMAGAWTSLSIAFSAVAIGGAAGAALGMAAAARRGAAEAAIMRANDIVFAFPPVLSALLLAAVLGGGPATTVTAIALFMVPVFARVCRGAALRIWARDYILAARMAGKTGLTITLEHVLPNIAAQIIVQVAIQTGLAILTEAGLSFLGLGVAPPTPSWGRMLADAQTYLATAPHLVLAPGLAIAFSVLGLNLLGDGLGRLTDPRETA, encoded by the coding sequence ATGAGACGCCTGCCGCTGATCATCGGGGCCACGATCACAATCGTGCTGGTCGCCGCCGCGATCCTCAGCCGGTTCTGGACGCCGATGGATCCCGCCGCGATCAACATTGCCGTCCGCCTGAAGGGGCCCGGCCCCGGCGGCCTGTTCGGCGCCGACCAGTTCGGCCGCGACGAATTGTCGATGATCATGGCCGGCGCATGGACCTCGCTGTCGATCGCGTTTTCCGCGGTTGCGATCGGGGGCGCCGCCGGCGCGGCGCTCGGCATGGCGGCCGCCGCAAGGCGAGGCGCCGCCGAGGCCGCGATCATGCGCGCCAACGATATCGTGTTCGCCTTCCCGCCGGTGCTGTCGGCGTTGCTGCTGGCCGCGGTGCTGGGCGGCGGGCCGGCGACCACCGTCACCGCGATCGCGCTGTTCATGGTGCCGGTGTTTGCCAGGGTCTGCCGGGGCGCGGCGCTGCGGATCTGGGCGCGCGACTATATCCTCGCCGCCCGCATGGCCGGCAAGACCGGGTTGACGATCACGCTCGAACACGTGCTCCCCAACATCGCCGCGCAGATCATCGTGCAGGTCGCGATCCAGACCGGGCTTGCGATCCTCACCGAGGCGGGCCTTTCCTTCCTGGGCCTCGGCGTCGCGCCGCCGACGCCAAGCTGGGGGCGGATGCTGGCCGATGCCCAGACCTATCTCGCGACCGCCCCGCATCTGGTGCTGGCGCCGGGCCTTGCGATCGCCTTCTCCGTCCTCGGGCTCAATCTCCTGGGCGACGGGCTTGGCCGGCTGACCGATCCGCGCGAGACGGCATGA
- a CDS encoding ATP-binding cassette domain-containing protein — protein sequence MMLDIRDLTISFADRRGGRRAVVRDLDLSLAKGETLGIVGESGSGKSVLALSVIGLLPKTARAEGEILLDGENLLALPERRLTRMRGAEIGMIFQEPMTALNPAMTAGSQIAEALRLHRPLSRTEARAEARRLMDMVRIRDASTRINSYPHELSGGERQRVGIAIALALKPRLLIADEPTTALDVTVQAEILDIIDDLVTELGIGLILISHDIGVIARMADRVFVMHDGQRMEQGETENVLRHPAHAYTRALLAALPRRVRAGLEAGS from the coding sequence ATGATGCTCGATATCCGCGATCTCACCATCAGTTTTGCGGACCGACGCGGCGGGCGACGGGCGGTGGTGCGCGACCTCGACCTGTCGCTGGCAAAGGGCGAAACGCTGGGCATTGTCGGTGAAAGCGGTTCGGGCAAATCGGTGCTGGCCTTGTCGGTGATCGGCCTGTTGCCGAAGACGGCGCGGGCGGAAGGCGAAATCCTGCTCGACGGCGAAAACCTGCTGGCGCTGCCGGAAAGACGGCTCACCCGCATGCGCGGCGCGGAAATCGGTATGATCTTTCAGGAACCGATGACCGCGCTGAACCCGGCCATGACCGCCGGCAGCCAGATTGCCGAAGCGCTCCGGCTGCACCGCCCGCTGTCACGGACTGAAGCCAGGGCGGAAGCGCGACGTCTGATGGACATGGTCCGTATCCGCGATGCAAGCACAAGAATAAATTCCTATCCGCACGAACTCTCCGGCGGCGAGCGCCAGCGGGTCGGCATCGCGATCGCGCTTGCGCTGAAACCGAGACTGTTGATCGCCGACGAGCCGACCACCGCGCTCGACGTCACCGTGCAGGCCGAGATACTGGACATCATCGACGATCTCGTTACAGAACTCGGCATCGGCCTGATCCTGATCTCCCACGATATCGGCGTCATCGCGCGGATGGCGGATCGGGTTTTCGTGATGCATGACGGGCAACGGATGGAACAGGGGGAAACCGAAAACGTGCTGCGCCATCCCGCCCACGCCTATACCCGCGCGCTGCTGGCAGCCCTGCCCCGCCGGGTCCGGGCAGGACTGGAGGCCGGATCATGA